In Gemmatimonas aurantiaca, the genomic stretch CACATCGAAGTGGCGATCCAGCACGGTCACCGCTGGCGCCCGCTCGGCCAACGGGCCGCTGCCGTCGGCACATTGCGATGGCAATACCGACGATGACGTGGGCCACACGGGTGTGGGCACGGCGGCACCCACACAGGACAACGACAGCGAACTGCCGGGCAAGCCGGTACGCGCGGCCGCATCGGCCAGCACGTCCGGACGCCACAGATCGCGGAACTCCCCTATGCCACCGCGCAGCACACCGGTGGGATAGCGGAACCAGGTGCCGGTCTCACTGAACGACGCGCCACCGCCATTGTTGCGCGCCTTGTTGAACGCATACGTGAACCCCACCCGCGGACTCACATGCAGCCGCGGACCCACACCGCCGGTGGGCAGGTCCAACGTCTGCTCGAGCACCGTATTGCGCGCTGGTGCGTCGAGTGCCCCATTGCCCTCCACGCGCAGGCCGTATTGCAGCGAAAAGAACCGCGACGGTGCCCAGGCATGCGAGGCCGCCACCGCACTGTTCCAGACGCGGCCCGTGCGATCGGGATTCACGAGAGTGCGGGTGTACGACACCGCATGATTGCTCAGCAGATCGTCGAGCGAATTGAAACTGTAGCGTCCGAACGTGCTGCCACCGCCGGTCTGCACGAGATCGTCCACGCGACCCCAGACGATGGCCCGCACCGTGTGCCTGCGGCCACGGATATTGCGCACGAATTCGTGGTTCGCCTCGGCGGTCCATCGCGTCGATGCCAGCACGTCGGTGCCGCGTCCACCCAGCGACAGCGAGGCAATGCCGGCGTCGTTCGCCGTGGCGTCACCGGTCGTCCGCACGAGCACGTCCACGGCCGGCGCGTCGAGATAGGGTGTGCCGGTGCTGCGCACCACCCCAACGTTGAGCCGCGTCTGCTGGAACGTGCTGAACGCCGGCCCCGACCAATGGCCAAGCGCCAGAATGCCGCCATACGACTGATCACGACGCGCCGAGCCCGCACTCGGCGCCAGCAGCGGCGCGAGTCCTTCGTTGTCGGCACGCGCGTCGTTGGCGTACACGGTGAACGAACGGGTCCAGCTCGTGTCGGTGGTCAGATCGAAACGGGCCAGCACTCCCAACCCATCGCGGCGCACCGCGCCCGGAGCATCACTGACCAGCGGCAATCCACGCTGCAACGCCGCCTGCCGCGCCCGCCGTACGGAATCGATCGACACGCCCGAACGTTGGTAGGCGAGTGGCGAGGCATCGGCAAGCGTGAACAGATCGCGATCGTTGCGCGACACGTCCACGGCCACGTTGTATGTGAGCACACCGCGGATGGCTTCACCATCCATGCCACCCGATGCCCGCCAGCTCTGATTGGTTGCTCCCAGCGCGCGCCCGACCGCGTCGGTGGATTGCAGCGCGCGCAGATCACCCGTGAAAAAGAGCGCGCGGTTCTGATAGTCCCGGCTGCCGGGTGACAGGCGCAGATCGATGTTCGCGCCCGAGAAGCCTCCGCGCGTGGCGTCGTAGGTGGCGCCGGTCACGCGCGTCTCGACGCGTGCGGCGCGCGGCACACTGCCGGCACCCATGGCAGCGCCATTGAGCGTGGTGAGATTGCTGGTACCCGATGCGCCGAGCATGGATGGTCCCCCGGGTCCCATGATCATGCCGGGCATGGTGGAGACCGTGGTATTGATGTCTCCACCGGCGCTCGGCGGCAGTCCCGCCGTCACCCCCTGCCGCCAGGCCTCGCTCGATCCCGTTTCCTGGCTCATGGGACTCACATTCGTGGACACCCGCGCCGGCACGGCGGCGTTCACGTTCACCGCCTCGAGTGTGGTCACATTGCCAGACAGGATGAAGTCCACCGTGTACTCACGTTCCGTGCCCACGCGCGTGACGCGTCGACGCGCCGACCTGAAGCCGCTGGCCTGGACCGCCACCAGATAGTCGCCGGTGCCTTCGGCGAAGGTGATGCTGTAGCGGCCACTGTCGTTGGTGACGGCCTGCTGCAGCAGCCGGTCCGGCCCGCGCGTGGCGAACACCGTGGCGCCCACGATCACCAGTCCGCTGTCGGACATGACCCGCCCACGCAACGTCTCGGGTTGAGCCAGCCCGACACGGGGCACGAGCGACAGCAGACTCAGGCCAAGCAGCAATGCCGACGATCGGCAGAGAGAATGGAACATCGGACGCAAAGCACGAGTGATCGAAACGGCGCGGACATCACTCTGACAGCCTGTGAGCCGGAACCGTTGCGGGACGAGTGCAAACGATACGCCCCCGGTCCATCGGCCGCCATCAGGATGCCGCAGGTAAGGACGCCGGCCCCTCGCCTTCAGCGGTCGGTTCAGAGGCGTACGTACTCGGATACGTGCGGGACAGCGGCGCCCGAACCGGGAGGAGATGTCGCGTGACGCGCCGCCGTGGAAGAACTGTTGTCACTTGTATGATCCGTTCGGCATGGGCGCCTGTACCCTGCCGAACCGAGCACCTCAGGGCAGGAGGAGTCATGTCTGCGATTGCCAATCGTCGGTCTTTCCCAGTGCGTGTGGCGTTCACCGCCATGGCAGTACTGAGCAGCATGCAGGTCTTGGCCGCATGCCATGAGCGGATCGCCGGTGTCGATACCACACCCCGCCGAACCGGAGAGGCGCTGCAGACCGACGCATTGTACTACGACGCGCCACGGGTCGACGAAGGTTGGTTGCCGCCACGATTCCAACGTCGCTTTCAGGTGGTGGCCACCTACACCAACCGCACGCAGGAAACCGTGTACATCGATACGTGCAGACCGGATGCTTCCGGTCCGATATACGGGATCACCATCGCGGGCAAGGAGAACTCCCCGAGATACTCCATCTTCAGCCCCATCTGGGGAT encodes the following:
- a CDS encoding carboxypeptidase-like regulatory domain-containing protein → MFHSLCRSSALLLGLSLLSLVPRVGLAQPETLRGRVMSDSGLVIVGATVFATRGPDRLLQQAVTNDSGRYSITFAEGTGDYLVAVQASGFRSARRRVTRVGTEREYTVDFILSGNVTTLEAVNVNAAVPARVSTNVSPMSQETGSSEAWRQGVTAGLPPSAGGDINTTVSTMPGMIMGPGGPSMLGASGTSNLTTLNGAAMGAGSVPRAARVETRVTGATYDATRGGFSGANIDLRLSPGSRDYQNRALFFTGDLRALQSTDAVGRALGATNQSWRASGGMDGEAIRGVLTYNVAVDVSRNDRDLFTLADASPLAYQRSGVSIDSVRRARQAALQRGLPLVSDAPGAVRRDGLGVLARFDLTTDTSWTRSFTVYANDARADNEGLAPLLAPSAGSARRDQSYGGILALGHWSGPAFSTFQQTRLNVGVVRSTGTPYLDAPAVDVLVRTTGDATANDAGIASLSLGGRGTDVLASTRWTAEANHEFVRNIRGRRHTVRAIVWGRVDDLVQTGGGSTFGRYSFNSLDDLLSNHAVSYTRTLVNPDRTGRVWNSAVAASHAWAPSRFFSLQYGLRVEGNGALDAPARNTVLEQTLDLPTGGVGPRLHVSPRVGFTYAFNKARNNGGGASFSETGTWFRYPTGVLRGGIGEFRDLWRPDVLADAAARTGLPGSSLSLSCVGAAVPTPVWPTSSSVLPSQCADGSGPLAERAPAVTVLDRHFDVPRSWRASLDYNTLRWKMMFRASALASLDLDQPSLVDRNFAGASRFVLGGESDRAVFVSPSAIDAGSGALSAVEARRSAAFSRVDVMSSDLRGRGGQVTMSVGMDRFDRRWRTWPFMTATYTLQRVDRQQRGFDGAAYGDPRAIEWAPAASDARHVWLLQFGKSTRMGAFTLFSRLQSGLPFTPLVQGDVNGDGRSGDRAYVPDPSRTSDAALAASLRTLRETGSPVARECLDATMGRTATRNACRGPWTRTLSANWTPPFSNRRNSWLNRVVVNVFANNILAGVDQLVHGGGDMRGWGGVTTPDPVLLVPRGFDAGGRMFRYDVNPRFAETRPSRLAFRDPFRITLDVNLRLHTDYDLQALRRNVEPVRVNGQWVRRSEDSLMTRYLRETSSIHRLMVAESDSLLLTPPQLARMRELDSLYSDSVRAIYRPLVQYLAAQPEGVASKAALDSVKTTQTAYWELFWRQPELVAEVFTPQQADVFSMLKDMLTRTPAERKNSRMYFGSSVTLRHTVPQVKK